The following are from one region of the Syntrophorhabdales bacterium genome:
- a CDS encoding L-lactate permease: MRKITMVLSGSAFALCSLRVNSVCAADMYRQNYNPTGNVPLSTLIAAIPILALLYFIALHPHRDKQGHRHLGISAPYAAFYGVLAAFLVSCLIFGMPFSSAFSAFAYGSLSGFLGIIWIVLAAMFLYTMTVITGKFEIVKESIIHISFDRRLQVLLIAFSFGAIIEGTSGFGTPVAIAGAIMVGLGFSPFQAAVLNLLANTAPVAYGAIGTPIVTLAAVSGLDQLTLSQMAGRQLPFVSVIVPFWLVVAFVKMEGGKFRDAWEVWPATLVTGLSFAIGQFLASQTNALHLMTDVISGVFSVICTALFLRFVWHPKSRFLLKSERSAAGGAVEVPLKMEEWKYPYSVGQTAYAWVPWAILICCCALWGMPAWKAYLNTLLVGVKIKTTLLGSAFGGTLSLPTWDMPALHNLVQRMPPIAAMNAKPEGARFAINWLSAAGTGVFVAALLTGLVLKLSGAQWREAIGRTARRMKTPVLVIGQVLGLGFLTRYSGTDAVLGLAFTGAGVLYPFFSAYLGWLGVFLTGSDTASNALFGSLQRITAQQLHLNEVLIVATNSTGGVMGKMIDAQSIMVACAACYDDPHERSHALGPIFRKVFWHSIALAGVIGIIVMLQAYVFQGMIPVPPPK, encoded by the coding sequence ATGAGAAAGATCACGATGGTCTTATCAGGGTCAGCCTTCGCTTTGTGCTCTCTGCGGGTCAACAGTGTATGTGCCGCAGACATGTACCGCCAGAACTACAATCCCACAGGTAACGTACCACTTTCTACCCTCATCGCAGCAATTCCGATCCTGGCGTTATTGTATTTCATTGCACTGCACCCTCACCGCGACAAACAGGGGCATCGCCACCTTGGTATCAGCGCCCCCTATGCGGCATTCTACGGCGTGCTGGCCGCGTTCCTTGTCTCCTGCCTGATCTTCGGCATGCCCTTCTCTTCAGCGTTTTCCGCGTTTGCGTACGGCTCGCTTTCGGGTTTCCTGGGAATCATATGGATTGTGCTCGCAGCCATGTTCCTCTACACCATGACCGTCATTACCGGCAAGTTCGAGATCGTTAAAGAATCAATTATCCACATCTCGTTTGACCGACGTCTGCAGGTGCTCTTGATCGCTTTCTCGTTCGGTGCGATCATTGAAGGCACCTCGGGCTTTGGTACCCCGGTTGCGATTGCAGGCGCGATCATGGTGGGTCTGGGCTTTTCTCCCTTTCAGGCTGCGGTGCTCAACCTGCTCGCCAACACAGCGCCGGTCGCCTACGGCGCTATCGGAACCCCTATCGTGACGCTCGCCGCAGTCAGCGGGCTCGATCAACTCACGCTGTCCCAGATGGCCGGACGGCAGCTTCCTTTTGTCTCTGTGATTGTACCCTTCTGGCTCGTCGTTGCTTTCGTGAAGATGGAGGGAGGTAAATTCAGAGACGCATGGGAAGTGTGGCCGGCCACACTGGTAACAGGCCTCTCTTTTGCGATAGGACAATTTCTCGCTTCACAAACAAACGCATTGCACCTGATGACCGATGTAATCTCAGGTGTCTTTTCCGTGATTTGCACGGCGCTTTTTCTCCGCTTCGTCTGGCACCCGAAGTCGCGCTTTCTGCTCAAGTCAGAGCGCTCTGCAGCCGGCGGGGCCGTAGAGGTGCCGCTCAAGATGGAAGAGTGGAAGTATCCGTACAGCGTTGGACAGACCGCGTACGCGTGGGTACCATGGGCCATCCTTATCTGCTGCTGCGCACTCTGGGGCATGCCGGCCTGGAAGGCGTACCTGAATACTCTTCTTGTCGGCGTTAAAATCAAAACCACCTTGCTCGGCTCAGCCTTTGGCGGAACTCTTTCTTTGCCGACGTGGGACATGCCGGCCCTGCACAACCTGGTGCAGCGCATGCCGCCTATCGCAGCGATGAACGCCAAGCCAGAAGGTGCAAGATTTGCCATCAACTGGCTCTCTGCCGCGGGCACCGGTGTCTTTGTTGCGGCTCTTCTGACGGGACTTGTTCTGAAGCTGAGTGGCGCCCAGTGGCGGGAAGCGATCGGCCGGACCGCGCGGCGCATGAAAACACCGGTTCTGGTCATCGGCCAGGTGCTTGGCCTCGGCTTCCTGACCCGATATTCGGGTACTGACGCGGTCCTCGGCTTGGCGTTTACCGGAGCGGGTGTCCTCTATCCTTTCTTCTCCGCATACCTGGGATGGCTTGGTGTCTTCCTGACCGGATCCGACACTGCTTCCAATGCGCTCTTCGGAAGCCTGCAACGGATCACGGCGCAGCAACTGCATCTGAACGAGGTGCTCATTGTAGCAACTAACTCGACAGGGGGTGTTATGGGGAAAATGATCGATGCGCAGTCAATCATGGTCGCCTGCGCTGCGTGCTATGATGACCCGCATGAGCGTTCACACGCGCTGGGACCGATTTTCCGTAAGGTCTTCTGGCATTCTATCGCCCTCGCAGGTGTGATAGGTATAATCGTCATGCTCCAGGCGTATGTCTTCCAGGGCATGATCCCGGTTCCACCGCCGAAATAA
- a CDS encoding CoA-binding protein: MAILLTKDTTILVQGITGREGSARAAFMKGYGTKVVAGVTPGRGGEEVSGIPVFNTVAEAVKEKGPVDASVTFVPGPGLKDAVYEAVDSGIKFIVSPVERVPLYDILEMVAYTKKNGVQLLGPGSIGIISPGIAAAGWLGGTPEFARRVFVPGNVGVISRSGGQSATVPWALKLAGLGMTTVVHVGTEPVTGTSMAEILPLFQKDPDTKAVAVFGEIGGPHEEEAADCVRAKTFTKPLVIFVAGAWAPEGMRFSHASSIIERGRGSAKSKIESLREAGVHVVDRPDQIAPTVKSLIGG, translated from the coding sequence ATGGCGATTCTGCTGACAAAAGATACAACGATCCTGGTTCAGGGCATTACGGGAAGAGAGGGCTCTGCACGGGCGGCCTTCATGAAGGGCTATGGCACAAAGGTTGTGGCCGGCGTCACGCCGGGCAGGGGCGGAGAAGAAGTCTCGGGCATTCCCGTCTTCAACACGGTTGCCGAAGCGGTGAAAGAGAAAGGGCCTGTGGATGCGAGTGTGACGTTCGTTCCCGGACCTGGACTTAAAGATGCCGTGTATGAAGCAGTTGACTCAGGCATCAAGTTTATCGTCAGCCCCGTGGAGCGTGTTCCGCTGTACGATATTCTCGAAATGGTAGCCTACACGAAGAAGAATGGTGTGCAGCTTCTGGGCCCGGGATCTATCGGTATTATCAGCCCGGGGATCGCCGCTGCCGGCTGGCTGGGCGGCACGCCCGAATTCGCGAGAAGGGTTTTTGTGCCGGGTAATGTCGGTGTGATTTCCAGAAGCGGCGGCCAGTCAGCCACTGTGCCGTGGGCCCTGAAGCTGGCAGGGCTCGGGATGACGACCGTGGTCCATGTGGGAACCGAGCCGGTGACAGGCACTTCCATGGCGGAGATATTACCCCTCTTCCAGAAAGACCCTGATACGAAGGCTGTGGCTGTTTTCGGGGAGATAGGCGGTCCCCACGAAGAGGAGGCAGCTGACTGCGTACGGGCCAAGACATTCACCAAGCCCCTCGTGATTTTTGTCGCTGGAGCATGGGCGCCTGAAGGCATGCGATTCTCCCACGCAAGCAGCATCATTGAACGGGGACGCGGGTCGGCGAAAAGCAAGATCGAATCTCTCAGAGAAGCAGGCGTTCACGTAGTGGACCGGCCGGATCAGATCGCGCCAACGGTTAAAAGCCTGATAGGCGGATAA
- a CDS encoding lactate racemase domain-containing protein yields the protein MKVTLKYSTEGLPVEIEETPGFVGVLEPSEPEPVREPLRAIADTIARPVESAPLSAIAKGRKNACVVISDITRPAPNGLILPPILQTIEAAGIPRSAVTILIATGIHRPSTEEERARLVGQEIVSAYRIVDHLSKRKEDMVEVGTIAGAVPA from the coding sequence ATGAAGGTAACACTAAAGTATTCCACGGAAGGTCTGCCGGTAGAGATTGAAGAAACGCCGGGTTTTGTGGGTGTGCTGGAGCCCTCTGAGCCTGAGCCGGTGAGAGAGCCTTTACGGGCAATCGCTGACACCATTGCCCGACCCGTAGAGTCAGCACCGCTCAGCGCAATCGCGAAGGGGAGGAAAAACGCCTGCGTGGTGATCAGCGACATCACGCGACCGGCGCCCAATGGCCTGATCCTTCCTCCTATCCTCCAGACTATTGAGGCTGCCGGTATCCCACGTTCCGCTGTCACTATCCTGATTGCCACAGGTATACATAGGCCCTCGACCGAGGAGGAGCGCGCTCGACTGGTAGGGCAGGAGATCGTGAGCGCTTACCGAATCGTTGATCACCTATCCAAGAGAAAAGAAGACATGGTGGAGGTGGGTACAATTGCGGGCGCCGTCCCAGCG
- a CDS encoding Nramp family divalent metal transporter: protein MAESSQQTYPGGKGPAFPISDMPESQWGKMTMKQTFKMMGPAVIALGGSIGGGEWLIGPALFVKYGLVLLWITTVSTTLQTFLNLEMTRYTLVTGEPITIGFMRLAPGKNFWGWLFTVAGFIERAMPGWALACATAVAAMQLGKIPALADKPVVIFWAYFIFIGLGVLLAVGGKVLKTLEYVHWAMCGSIIAGLIVLDAFLAPASTWGEALVGYVSFGVIPPGVDILLFGALVGYSAYGGFGNNCLTNWYRDKGYGMAGKIGYIASAFGGKEIHVSPSGNMPAPTKENVTHFRGWWKLLNFDQWAIFWVGGLLGMALPGILYVCQVPRGTTLASWGIAVSAAQRFGILGLYMIAAMGFWILFSSAMSNIDLVPRQCTDMLWYGSPRVRKWAKNDIRKVYYGMLIAVIVWGTIYVNITLPIIILAISANVANFTMALSAILTVRVNRKFLAKEFRPQVWREVIMIVSTLFFGVFFMIFVLTQFLGVKIK, encoded by the coding sequence ATGGCGGAAAGCAGTCAGCAAACTTATCCTGGCGGCAAGGGGCCTGCATTTCCAATAAGCGACATGCCCGAATCACAATGGGGAAAGATGACGATGAAGCAGACCTTCAAGATGATGGGCCCAGCCGTCATCGCGTTGGGCGGTTCGATCGGCGGCGGCGAATGGCTTATTGGTCCGGCACTTTTTGTCAAGTACGGTCTCGTACTCCTGTGGATCACGACCGTTTCAACCACGCTCCAGACTTTCTTGAACCTCGAGATGACCCGCTACACGCTGGTGACGGGCGAGCCGATCACAATCGGGTTCATGCGACTGGCCCCGGGTAAAAACTTTTGGGGCTGGCTTTTTACAGTTGCGGGATTCATCGAACGTGCCATGCCTGGCTGGGCACTTGCCTGCGCCACGGCAGTGGCCGCTATGCAATTAGGCAAGATCCCCGCTCTGGCGGATAAGCCCGTCGTCATCTTCTGGGCGTATTTCATCTTTATCGGACTCGGCGTACTATTAGCCGTCGGGGGTAAGGTATTAAAAACCCTGGAGTATGTCCACTGGGCAATGTGCGGGAGCATCATCGCCGGTCTCATTGTGCTGGACGCCTTCTTAGCGCCTGCCAGCACCTGGGGTGAGGCCCTGGTCGGTTATGTCAGCTTCGGAGTGATTCCTCCGGGAGTCGACATCCTCTTGTTCGGCGCGCTGGTCGGCTACTCGGCTTACGGGGGCTTCGGTAATAACTGCCTCACCAACTGGTATCGCGACAAAGGCTACGGCATGGCGGGAAAGATCGGCTACATCGCCAGCGCCTTCGGTGGCAAGGAAATCCACGTTTCGCCCTCCGGGAACATGCCAGCCCCAACCAAGGAGAACGTCACACACTTCAGGGGATGGTGGAAGCTTCTCAACTTCGACCAGTGGGCCATATTCTGGGTGGGAGGTTTGCTCGGGATGGCCTTACCCGGCATCCTTTATGTGTGTCAGGTTCCACGCGGGACGACTCTCGCGAGCTGGGGCATCGCGGTCTCCGCGGCACAGCGGTTTGGGATCCTGGGCCTCTACATGATCGCTGCGATGGGATTCTGGATTCTCTTCTCCAGCGCCATGAGCAATATAGATCTGGTGCCGCGGCAATGTACCGACATGCTCTGGTATGGGTCCCCGCGGGTGCGCAAGTGGGCCAAGAACGACATCCGCAAAGTCTACTATGGCATGTTGATCGCCGTGATAGTATGGGGTACGATCTATGTGAACATTACCCTGCCGATCATCATTCTGGCTATCAGCGCGAATGTGGCCAATTTCACCATGGCTCTCTCGGCCATTCTGACGGTCAGAGTCAACCGTAAGTTTCTGGCCAAGGAATTTCGTCCGCAGGTCTGGCGTGAGGTTATTATGATTGTGAGCACTCTTTTCTTTGGCGTATTCTTCATGATCTTCGTCTTAACACAGTTCCTTGGTGTCAAGATCAAGTAA
- a CDS encoding ATP-grasp domain-containing protein, whose product MARLYEYQGKQILKEAKVAVPKGEIATTPEEAARIAEKIGKPVAVKVQIWAGGRGKAGGIKFAEKPSDAQSVAGALLGAEIKGLKVEKVLVEEKLEIDKEYYVGVIIDPSMKARCPVIMFSTEGGMDIEAVPQEKIAQVNVDVLRGFRLYDALNLAVQLKVPTKVLPAIGQAIMGLYQTFKNYNCRIAEINPLVLTKDGKVIAGDCRIAIDDSSVFRHPEFGIEVAREAPTPPTELDKIAWWIEEGDLRGTCYIAQMTQTKGDHLVGYHGLGGGGAILGVDALNREGLKIANYADTSGNPTAAKVYRAARVIFSQPGIEAYFLGGFMYANQEQWHHAHGIVKALREELPKRPGFPCVLLLCGNTEEESLKILHEGTKDLPGRIEIYGGDKVYETEFLAKRARALIEEYRRERG is encoded by the coding sequence ATGGCCCGATTGTATGAATACCAGGGAAAGCAAATACTTAAGGAGGCAAAGGTTGCGGTCCCGAAAGGCGAGATTGCGACCACCCCTGAAGAAGCTGCCAGAATTGCAGAAAAGATAGGGAAACCGGTAGCGGTGAAGGTACAGATCTGGGCCGGAGGAAGGGGCAAGGCAGGCGGCATTAAGTTCGCTGAAAAACCGTCCGATGCGCAATCCGTGGCTGGAGCCCTTCTGGGCGCTGAGATCAAGGGACTGAAGGTTGAAAAGGTCCTGGTCGAAGAGAAACTGGAGATCGACAAAGAATATTATGTGGGTGTGATCATAGACCCATCCATGAAAGCCCGATGCCCGGTGATCATGTTCAGCACCGAAGGCGGAATGGATATCGAAGCAGTGCCGCAGGAAAAAATCGCTCAGGTGAACGTGGACGTACTTCGCGGCTTCCGCCTCTACGACGCACTCAATCTGGCGGTGCAGCTCAAGGTGCCGACAAAGGTGCTTCCCGCAATCGGACAGGCGATCATGGGTCTCTATCAAACCTTCAAGAACTACAATTGCCGTATCGCTGAAATCAACCCCCTTGTCCTGACAAAGGACGGTAAGGTTATCGCCGGCGATTGCCGGATCGCCATCGATGACTCCTCGGTCTTCAGGCATCCGGAATTCGGCATCGAGGTGGCGCGTGAGGCACCAACGCCTCCTACAGAGCTTGACAAGATAGCCTGGTGGATCGAGGAAGGTGATCTCAGGGGAACCTGTTACATCGCGCAAATGACCCAAACAAAGGGAGACCATCTTGTGGGTTACCACGGTCTCGGGGGCGGCGGAGCCATCCTCGGAGTAGATGCCCTGAATAGGGAAGGCCTGAAGATTGCCAACTATGCGGATACGAGCGGCAATCCGACCGCCGCGAAAGTCTACCGGGCCGCAAGAGTCATCTTCTCCCAGCCGGGGATCGAGGCCTATTTTCTCGGTGGTTTCATGTATGCTAATCAAGAGCAGTGGCACCACGCACATGGCATCGTGAAGGCTCTGCGCGAGGAGCTTCCCAAAAGGCCTGGATTCCCGTGCGTGCTCCTCCTCTGCGGCAACACTGAAGAGGAGTCCCTGAAGATACTTCATGAAGGCACCAAGGATCTGCCGGGCAGGATTGAGATCTACGGAGGCGATAAAGTGTACGAGACAGAATTCCTTGCCAAAAGAGCTAGAGCCTTGATCGAGGAATACCGCAGGGAACGGGGATAA
- a CDS encoding CoA ester lyase — protein sequence MPVMRSVFYVPGNNESFIQKSASLPADIITLDLEDSVPPAEKAKARELSRENLKLAGSGGSAVYVRVNNWETLMTNDDLEAVVYPGLSGICLAKCGHPDDVKRLDWKLDELERRRGMPVGSVAIQILCETAKGVINAYPSAIASKRMNSLIFGAVDYTKDMRVKLTSEGVEQFYARSHVAVAARAAGCIAIDCPFVAFQDVEAFEKSTREGRQMGYEGRMLIHPNQIEPSNRIYSPSPEDVEWAKGVVEVFEKEGIAKGAAAVSYKGKMVDTPVYDNAKTILRTMEEIAAFDKKRKG from the coding sequence ATGCCAGTAATGAGATCAGTGTTTTATGTTCCGGGAAACAATGAAAGCTTTATTCAGAAATCAGCAAGCCTGCCGGCCGACATCATTACCCTCGACCTGGAAGACTCTGTACCACCGGCTGAGAAAGCAAAGGCCAGAGAGCTTTCACGTGAGAACCTGAAACTCGCCGGTTCGGGCGGATCAGCGGTTTACGTCCGCGTCAACAACTGGGAGACTCTCATGACCAATGACGACCTCGAAGCGGTAGTCTATCCGGGTCTTTCAGGCATATGCCTGGCCAAGTGCGGCCACCCTGACGATGTGAAGCGGCTGGACTGGAAACTCGACGAACTGGAGCGCAGACGCGGAATGCCGGTGGGCAGCGTCGCCATTCAGATTCTCTGCGAAACTGCAAAAGGGGTTATCAATGCCTACCCTTCTGCCATCGCGAGCAAGCGGATGAACTCCCTGATCTTCGGCGCAGTAGACTACACCAAAGATATGCGTGTGAAGCTGACGAGCGAGGGTGTGGAACAGTTCTATGCGAGGAGCCACGTTGCCGTCGCTGCACGCGCCGCCGGCTGCATCGCCATCGATTGTCCTTTTGTTGCGTTTCAGGACGTCGAGGCGTTCGAGAAGAGCACCCGGGAAGGGCGACAGATGGGATACGAAGGAAGAATGCTGATCCATCCGAATCAGATCGAGCCGTCCAACAGGATCTATTCGCCTTCACCTGAGGATGTAGAGTGGGCCAAGGGCGTCGTTGAAGTATTCGAGAAAGAAGGCATTGCAAAAGGTGCCGCAGCGGTGTCGTACAAAGGAAAGATGGTAGACACGCCTGTGTACGACAATGCCAAAACAATTCTTAGGACCATGGAAGAGATCGCTGCTTTCGACAAGAAACGCAAGGGCTAA